In Pongo abelii isolate AG06213 chromosome 22, NHGRI_mPonAbe1-v2.0_pri, whole genome shotgun sequence, the following are encoded in one genomic region:
- the LOC129052337 gene encoding uncharacterized protein LOC129052337 has product MEELRLGPTAPLLLWRLRSGEASARARGLGQCPGSPGALSTQIMPGFFPDGGSSRKPECRTVAEPAQLFLSQAQAPLQGHMEGCGPGPGPDTCSSGTPGDSRCGQSAHSKEGEPRPEKSGDLPGPQLCSPKRPGLKQKQEEGRTVRPQPLVPDITPGWHQASHPSRVPEPPLAVASTALFTGGCGLFCGRTCSVHLSENELLSSVGPVPLPSWHMATVPPSGRMTWESKLQVLVVSSCTRISPAEEDTVRESGGSPVMPVFKDLLVNELCPCNASVLSQLKSSPSCCPQRLQIPWQKQDILSFS; this is encoded by the coding sequence ATGGAGGAGCTCAGACTCGGGCCCACAGCACCTCTGCTACTCTGGAGACTAAGGAGTGGAGAAGCCTCAGCCAGGGCTCGGGGCTTGGGGCAGTGCCCTGGCTCTCCAGGTGCGCTAAGCACACAGATCATGCCAGGCTTTTTCCCTGATGGCGGCTCGAGTCGGAAGCCAGAGTGTAGAACAGTAGCAGAGCCCGCCCAGCTGTTCCTAAGCCAGGCCCAGGCTCCACTGCAGGGTCACATGGAAGGCTgcggccctggccctggccccgaCACCTGCAGCTCGGGCACCCCTGGGGATAGCCGTTGTGGTCAATCTGCTCACTCCAAAGAGGGGGAGCCAAGGCCAGAAAAGTCAGGTGACCTGCCAGGACCCCAGCTCTGCAGCCCAAAGAGGCCAGGACTGAAGCAAAAGCAGGAAGAGGGGAGGACAGTGCGGCCCCAGCCCCTTGTGCCTGACATCACACCAGGCTGGCACCAGGCCTCCCACCCCAGCCGGGTTCCTGAGCCTCCCCTAGCAGTGGCGAGCACGGCATTGTTTACTGGGGGCTGTGGACTTTTCTGTGGGCGCACCTGCAGCGTTCATCTGTCTGAGAACGAACTCCTGTCCTCCGTGGGGCCAGTGCCTCTGCCCTCCTGGCACATGGCCACAGTGCCTCCCTCTGGAAGAATGACCTGGGAGTCAAAGCTGCAAGTTTTAGTTGTCTCCTCATGTACAAGGATTTCTCCGGCAGaggaagacacagtgagagaatCAGGTGGCTCGCCAGTAATGCCTGTGTTCAAAGACCTGCTCGTGAATGAGCTCTGCCCCTGTAATGCTTCTGTTCTATCACAGCTGAAAAGCTCACCCAGCTGCTGCCCACAGAGACTTCAGATACCTTGGCAAAAACAAGACATCCTTTCCTTTTCCTGA